A part of Saccharomyces cerevisiae S288C chromosome XIV, complete sequence genomic DNA contains:
- the DSE4 gene encoding endo-1,3(4)-beta-glucanase (Daughter cell-specific secreted protein with similarity to glucanases; degrades cell wall from the daughter side causing daughter to separate from mother), whose amino-acid sequence MQLYLTLLFLLSFVECSYISFISNNADEILETDLIETLSYATLTVGEPYVAQSVVVTRVSAASHSPLSVSPKNRVSASPINSQDSDSNTRTAVQLSLSLSNYASQVSQKISAQTNNDPVTVSNIYANDNSKSKSSVHNLSSVSGVASVMPSASTMRKVTTLLSQTASTSTSTLFSSSLSISGTQLNGTLLTSVSKGTIDPLVTQMPSYSSQETKIIPSSLTSNKTIYTISVRTNAATATGEDSFIASTPASSTLFYPSNSTQDLVQTLASTTASPAYPSNRTQITLSPSVSLYSTTSPIYPSNITENGSSPSPSLSSTVSPVYPSSSTGNILLSSLFSTVDSSSSPVSSTLDTIYVSSSMQATISSSSSSRQTKTSSSSLSTSTSSTATTTENSSTTTIVNLFNAVSTDEPPTVFDRSPNPMSLADGVSNDGPIQTNKFYTNLIVGSQESPAFVYPYSLWKYTSSSYGFAVQHTTVDQYSYGGYDSSGNAEYLVNPLGIAHVVFSASNFDSSMTMQVDEMTLSSTRVVLSESNDSSNYLEIPLVQGMGFATGIYHGSLNAKIGSSVGFNTIVSESSSNLAQGILKYRITLLNGVTWLCYVIGPDDLTSTDFSLEVSSEYEIKASASVDGLIIQLAVAPSETDYEVFYDQAAGMYVTNFKLQGVSDGSTATYEFSYTTQGESASGSTMIFALPHHESSFSDIMQDYYTGIQLASTTKGVMNGYLTTSLQFSTSLNRQISWLPWSSQLGSNLLEYSKEQLQLLAEVANSELQVSISESISGLNTYYLGKVIDKYSYILLTVSEIIQDEASTKSTLENIKSAFDILLQNEQTYPLIYDTKFNGLVSSGDWGSTSTQYDFGNTYYNDHHFHYGYIIHAAAVIGYVDSKLNGTWAADNKDWVNSLVRDVANPSEKDEYFAQSRMFDWFNGHSWAAGLYENGNGKNEESSSEDYNFAYAMKLWGATIGDQSMELRGDLMISIMKDAMNDYFYYQNDNTVEPEEIIGNKVSGILFDNIIDYTTYFGTNTEYIHGIHMLPITPVSSNIRSETFVEEEWQTKIEPIIESIESGWTGILKLNQALFDPVDSYAFFSDSTFDSSTYLDNGMSRTWALAFSGGLANSIA is encoded by the coding sequence ATGCAATTATATCTGAcacttctttttctattaaGTTTCGTCGAATGTTCATATATAAGTTTCATATCGAATAATGCAGACGAAATATTGGAAACTGATTTAATTGAAACTTTATCTTACGCTACTTTGACAGTAGGTGAGCCTTATGTTGCACAATCGGTGGTTGTAACAAGAGTATCTGCAGCTTCTCATAGCCCTCTCTCAGTTTCGCCAAAAAATAGAGTGAGCGCATCTCCAATTAATTCACAAGACAGTGATTCTAATACAAGAACAGCAGTTCAACTGTCATTGTCGTTATCAAACTACGCAAGCCAAGTATCTCAAAAAATAAGCGCACAAACCAATAATGATCCTGTCACTgtttcaaatatttacgCAAATGATAATTCGAAAAGCAAAAGTTCAGTACACAATTTGAGTTCGGTTTCCGGCGTCGCCTCAGTCATGCCAAGTGCATCAACAATGCGTAAAGTCACCACATTATTATCTCAAACTGCTTCGACTTCGACTTCgactttattttcttcatctttatCTATTTCGGGGACACAATTAAATGGAACTTTATTGACTTCTGTTTCAAAAGGTACAATCGATCCACTGGTAACTCAAATGCCTTCCTATTCTTCccaagaaacaaaaattattcCTTCTTCATTGACCTCGAATAAAACGATATATACTATTTCAGTAAGGACAAATGCAGCTACAGCTACCGGCGAAGATTCCTTCATTGCTTCAACTCCTGCTTCCTCGACTTTGTTCTATCCATCCAACTCAACCCAGGATTTAGTCCAGACGCTCGCATCTACAACAGCAAGCCCTGCTTACCCATCTAATAGGACACAAATCACTCTTTCTCCATCTGTATCACTATATTCGACAACTAGTCCAATTTACCCTTCAAACATTACAGAAAACGGTTCTTCACCATCACCATCACTATCATCGACTGTTAGTCCAGTTTATCCATCGAGTTCAACAGGAAACATTCTTTTGTCATCACTATTTTCAACAGTagattcttcttcctctcCGGTTTCTTCGACATTAGATACCATTTATgtatcttcttcaatgcAAGCTACCATCTCTTCGTCCTCATCTTCGAGACAAACAAAAacttcctcctcttctcTGTCAACCTCGACCAGTAGCACCGCTACCACAACGGAGAACTCTTCAACAACGACCATTGTCAATCTTTTCAATGCTGTTTCGACAGATGAACCACCAACTGTTTTTGACAGATCACCAAATCCTATGTCATTGGCTGATGGGGTGTCAAACGATGGTCCCATTCAAACAAACAAGTTTTATACAAATTTGATTGTTGGTAGTCAGGAATCACCTGCCTTTGTGTATCCTTATTCATTGTGGAAGTACACCTCGAGTTCATATGGTTTTGCTGTTCAACATACAACAGTAGATCAATATAGCTACGGTGGTTATGACAGTTCCGGTAATGCAGAATATTTGGTCAATCCTTTGGGAATTGCTCATGTTGTTTTCTCAGCTTCGAATTTTGATTCAAGTATGACTATGCAAGTTGATGAAATGACCTTGTCTTCAACAAGGGTAGTGCTATCAGAATCCAATGATTCTTCGAACTACCTGGAAATACCTTTGGTTCAAGGTATGGGATTTGCAACTGGTATATATCATGGATCTTTAAATGCCAAGATTGGTTCCAGCGTCGGATTCAATACCATTGTTTCTGAATCATCAAGCAATTTAGCTCAGGGTATTCTCAAATATCGTATCACCCTTTTGAATGGAGTCACTTGGTTATGTTACGTGATAGGACCAGACGATTTAACCTCAACGGACTTTTCATTGGAGGTGAGCTCAGAATATGAAATTAAAGCAAGCGCTAGTGTTGATGGTCTTATCATTCAATTGGCCGTCGCACCTTCTGAAACTGATTACGAGGTCTTTTATGATCAAGCCGCAGGTATGTACGTTACTAATTTCAAGCTGCAGGGTGTCTCTGACGGTTCTACAGCTACCTATGAATTTTCTTATACCACCCAAGGTGAGTCGGCATCAGGTAGCACAATGATTTTTGCCTTGCCCCATCATGAATCTTCATTTAGTGATATAATGCAAGACTACTATACCGGCATTCAACTCGCTTCTACAACTAAGGGTGTAATGAACGGTTATCTAACAACGAGCCTACAATTTTCCACATCTCTAAACAGACAAATATCTTGGTTACCATGGTCTTCTCAACTTGGCTCAAACCTTTTAGAGTATTCTAAAGAACAATTGCAATTATTAGCTGAAGTTGCCAATTCCGAATTACAGGTTAGTATTTCCGAAAGTATAAGCGGGTTAAACACATATTATTTGGGTAAAGTTATCGATAAGTATTCTTACATTCTATTAACGGTCTCCGAAATCATCCAAGATGAAGCCAGTACTAAGAGTACTTTGGAAAACATCAAATCGGCCTTTGATATTCTGCTACAAAATGAACAGACGTATCCACTAATTTACGACACAAAGTTCAACGGTTTGGTCAGTTCAGGAGATTGGGGTTCCACCAGCACGCAATACGATTTTGGTAACACTTATTACAATGACCATCATTTCCATTATGGTTACATTATTCATGCAGCTGCTGTCATCGGCTATGTTGACTCTAAACTGAATGGTACTTGGGCTGCCGACAATAAAGATTGGGTCAATTCATTGGTAAGAGATGTCGCAAATCCAtctgaaaaagatgaatacTTTGCACAATCGAGAATGTTTGATTGGTTCAACGGTCATTCATGGGCAGCTGGACTTTATGAAAACGGTAACGGTAAGAACGAAGAAAGTAGTAGTGAAGATTACAATTTTGCCTATGCTATGAAGTTATGGGGGGCCACTATCGGTGACCAGTCAATGGAATTGAGGGGTGACTTGATGATTAGTATAATGAAGGATGCAATGAACGACTATTTCTATTATCAAAATGACAACACAGTTGAGCCTGAAGAAATCATAGGAAATAAAGTGAGTGGTATTTTATTCGATAATATTATCGATTATACTACTTATTTTGGAACAAACACAGAATATATCCACGGTATTCATATGCTACCTATCACACCAGTTTCTTCTAATATTCGTTCTGAGACTTTCGTCGAAGAAGAATGGCAGACTAAAATCGAGCCAATTATTGAATCGATAGAAAGCGGCTGGACAGGCATATTGAAGCTGAATCAAGCACTCTTCGACCCAGTAGATTCGTATGCATTTTTCAGTGATTCAACTTTTGATTCATCCACATATTTGGATAACGGAATGAGTCGCACATGGGCATTAGCATTTTCAGGGGGACTGGCCAACTCAATTGCTTAG
- a CDS encoding uncharacterized protein (hypothetical protein; exhibits homology to C-terminal end of Bul1p; expressed as a readthrough product of BSC5, the readthrough locus being termed BUL3; the BUL3 readthrough product is involved in ubiquitin-mediated sorting of plasma membrane proteins and interacts with WW domains of Rsp5p in vitro, but in a functionally different way than the non-readthrough form) has product MRNRQNQKNWTNLRGLLSVEEREKLENLRLELVCMQAANSIPHDPPEISSLETELICLTTNTKDCKPVRFHSDLLLKKHKYNEIKKIFKEILENIEAYRDEFTKNQTKINLLLADDARASLRNRSLDFSDLMPSSIIKDVQVLANMEANVVVMKNALKTKLVGEKSVPVASSPISSIIPRTSRNKKTSPSNYHHSVLSHRKSNEWNQVSSTEYKRTLLLNIKYNDDFKATIVPSFESCLCSRSYFLRVKLHFDKGVGSAEIDIPVQVKNSFI; this is encoded by the coding sequence ATGAGAAACAGGCAGAATCAAAAGAACTGGACTAATTTAAGAGGTCTATTGTCCGTTGAAGAGAGAGAAAAACTAGAAAATTTACGGCTTGAACTAGTATGTATGCAAGCTGCTAATAGTATTCCACATGACCCACCGGAAATCAGTAGTCTGGAGACGGAATTGATTTGCTTAACAACGAACACAAAAGATTGCAAACCAGTGAGGTTCCACAGTGATTTACTTTTAAAGAAGCACAAATACAAtgaaattaagaaaatatttaaggaaattttggaaaacattGAAGCATATCGCGATGAGTTCActaaaaatcaaacaaaaataaacttACTTCTTGCCGATGACGCAAGAGCTAGCCTGCGTAATAGATCGCTCGATTTTTCTGATTTAATGCCTTCGAGTATAATTAAGGACGTACAGGTTTTAGCCAATATGGAAGCCAATGTTGTTGTCATGAAAAATGCGTTGAAAACGAAGTTGGTTGGAGAGAAAAGTGTGCCTGTTGCTTCTTCTCCTATATCCAGCATAATTCCTCGAACTTCtaggaataaaaaaaccTCCCCATCAAACTATCACCATTCGGTACTTTCACATCGGAAATCAAATGAATGGAATCAGGTCAGTTCAACTGAGTATAAGAGAACACTGTTAttgaatataaaatataatgatgattttaAAGCTACCATAGTGCCAAGTTTTGAAAGTTGTTTATGCTCGAGGTCATATTTCCTCCGCGTAAAACTTCATTTTGATAAAGGTGTTGGATCTGCTGAAATTGATATCCCAGTTCAAGTTAAAAACTCTTTTATTTGA